From one Chanodichthys erythropterus isolate Z2021 chromosome 3, ASM2448905v1, whole genome shotgun sequence genomic stretch:
- the LOC137016874 gene encoding lymphocyte antigen 6B-like, whose product MMDLQVSVVLLLIFLTGGYSLKCYSCTSLLTGSCELEVETCQNGNFKCSSSTTEQSIGSAKVTVTSKGCDKCEPGTVQLPTGGTVTNRCCDTDLCNAADGVYKGSFLLLLSPLLFYFLFQ is encoded by the exons ATGATGGATCTGCAAGTCTCCGTTGTTCTTCTTTTAATTTTTCTCACTGGAG GATATTCTCTCAAGTGTTACTCGTGCACATCTCTTCTGACGGGCTCCTGTGAACTGGAAGTGGAGACATGTCAAAATGGAAATTTTAAATGTTCAAGCAGCACGACAGAACAATCCATTG GGTCCGCTAAGGTGACTGTCACAAGTAAAGGGTGTGATAAATGTGAACCAGGAACTGTACAGCTACCAACCGGAGGGACAGTGACTAATCGCTGCTGTGACACTGATCTTTGCAATGCAGCAG ATGGAGTGTATAAGGGAAGCTTCCTCCTGCTCTTGTCTCCTCTGCTCTTCTACTTCCTGTTTCAGTGA